The nucleotide sequence GTAAGTTCACATTGGGACAGAATAAGCATAAATACACAACAGTGGTACCATAAATACAAAACTGTGGTACCATAAATACAAGGCTGTACTACCATAATTGCAAGGCAGGACTTTCAATGGACCATGGTCAGGTCAATCACGAGGCTTTCACCAACCTTCGTATTAATATTAACCTAAACCAGAAAAGGTACCTCACATATTAGAGGGGAGGGCTATCTTCGAATAGAACTTTTCGAAACACTTTTACTAACCAACCAACAAAATATTatctccgttcctttatataaggtgtatttgttttttcatAAGTCAAACATGTGCATGTTTGACCgattttttagaaaaatatatcaatatccacaatatgaaatttatatcatttgatccatcatgaaaagtagtttcatattttatctattaggcATTGCAGATATTGTTATTTTATTCTACaatcttggtcaaacattcaaatggttgacttgcacgaaaaccaatacaccttatattctgaaacggagggagtattttcttcAATGCATAGTCGAACACTACAAATGCAAATTCAAGGCATATCAACACAGAAGATCAACAAAAACTCCCTCCCCAgaaaagtactactccctccgatccatattacttgtcgctcaaatggatgtatgctagatacatccatttgagcgacaagtagtATGGATCAGGGGAGTACCACAGAAATACGATAATGTTGTAAGCTAAAGTTGGTACTGAAATTTCAACTTATGCCTAGATAAGCTTTGAAACCGTCCCTAGCTAGCAGAATAGGACCATACTTTCAGTGGACCATAGCTTATCTACGAGGACTTTCAGTGGACCATACTTACCATTCATCAACCCTCATGGCAATGGCTTCAATGAGCATGGCGGGCTGGCAGAATAGGGGAAATGGCAACACACAGAGCAGTACCACTCTGTTTTTGAGGGAGAAAAATCATCAATATAATGCTAGATGTAATTTGGCAATGTCGGCAAATCCTACATAAGTAACAGCAAGGGAGCTTCCTTCTATATCTCATCCAGTCCATTGCTACAACTGGAAGTATATATGTCAAGAACCCTCATGGCATGCTGCTTGTCCGTCAGTGTTCACTGGTCAGCCAACAACGCAATCGCCTGAACGACCATGGTATTAGCCTAAACCAGAAAGAAAAAACACCTCACTTGTATGAGGGTTATATTCTACAAATACAAATTCCACGTATATACAGAAGCTCCTTAGAAAGACAGACAAAAGTATGACCACAGAAATAAAACAAATGCTGTGAGCTGCAGTTGGCAAACTTAAAACACATATGAGCTACAGAAGTTTCAGGGTGATCTACAGCTTCATCGATTTCAAGTCGCCTTCTCTAGTTCAACCCCTGTTAGACTGGTTGCTTCCTCTTTTTGTTTGAGTCCCTTGTTTAAACCTTcttttcatttattttattttttacccaAGGACATGTAAATCATGTACACCGTTTTTTATCTATAAAAAATCACACTCCAGGGGCTTCCCCTGTGGTATTTCAgtcaagaaaagaaaaaggaatggTGGTAGTGGTGGCAATATCAGAGTGCCAGGCCCAACTCTTCAGGACTGATATTTAACTTATACCTACACAAGCAATGGCACCATCCTAGGCTCTTGGACCATGCTCCAACCCAGACATAAGATTCATCAAGCCCTCTCATTAGATCACATGCCTACTGTGAAGAGTCAAATCTTCCCCTCGGTGAACTTGTAAGTGCGAAAGGTTAATCTACAGAAGGTCAGAAAGAAAGCACCTAACAGGCAAAATCTTCTTTTATAGCATTGACAAGTTCAGGATAAAGGAAATACAGCATACATCGATATATCTAAAAGCAGAGCATCTAGAGAACAGGCTGCTCCTCTATTGTCAGAACAGGAAATATGGCAACAAATAGAACAGCAAGGAATAAACAATCTTTTTTCAAGATGAGTTGGACCTGCAATAGTTGGGAAAATACAATTTTGGACAGCGTgtgggaagagaagagaagagaagagagagctCACCACCACCAGCCAACCATTTCTCAGCTTGTAGAACCAGAGGTAGAAACACCGTCGTATAGCCGTTGGCCTGCCAGTCATGAATAGAGAAAGAGATGAGATGGAGGCCTGCCATTCGCGGTGTTGCAATTCGCCGCCGGAAGCGACTCTCTAGACGGAGGGACCAAGATTCGAGTGGCTTTACAGTATGATTTGGTTTATCCAAGACTATATAGGAATCAGACAGGCATTTCAAAATACCAGGTGATTATACAGCTTGTTCAGTCTCCTGATTAGGTACATTCTGAAAACAATTATTTAACAATACCTAAGCATGCTAACAGTAACCTATCCCTGCACTGTAATTAGAAGTTTCAAAGTTCCAATCCCAGGTCTAAAAAGAACACCACAATTATCACCTAGATGTTTTTATGCAGGATGAATCGCTGCAGCTTTTTCTCTAAGCAGTTTAGTATGAGCGTGTAAGCACAGTGCAATGCTTAACACAGCACATAAATACATCAGCACATTTGCATACagtagaaagaaaaaaaaacatttgTTTGCTGCTGCTGGTGGAATCCTTTACCAAATTTGTAAGATTTGGGATGCTTAAAAGCCCATATGAAGTTATTACAGTAGGAGGATGCTTCTGCATTGCTCTGGCAGCATGGACTCAAGGAGATAGAGCACTTTATGTGACGAATTATCGTCCAGTGGCGGAGGTTTCTTCTAGGTTGCTGCATATAAAAACGTCATTATTAGCTAAGTTACTTTCGAGCAAAACCATACTAAAAAAAGAAAGAATGTCATTGCATTACTATATAATATGGTGAATATGAAAGAAGAATTCTATCATCACTATAATCTCCAAAAAAACTCAAAAGGTGATAATATCATCCAGAGAAGATGGTGATAGCAGAAAAAGATCAATACACGTCAAGTGCATTTATATGTAGCAGTAGTCAACATATTACATACCATCATGTCCTATCTTCAAACCTGGATTCCTTTTCTCATTCGTATGAGCATGTTCCTTCGCAACCACGCCGGCACTGGAGCAAGCCTCACATTTCGCCAAGCGGGTAGGACACATTGGTTCAATCCGAGCAGACTACATGTTGGTGATCTTGCAGCAAGACGCCGTTCTTGTTTTCGCTGCCCTCGGACCCTTGTCTGTGGGTCCCGGGTGCCAGCACCGTGCAAAAAGGGCCACATCATCAAGGGAGCCACGGAGGCACGACCAAGCTATGCTTGCTCTTGATGAAAACGGGTAGTGGCATATATGTATAACTTCGATTTAAGGATTCAAGGATATGCATCAAACTAGTCCATCAACAAAGCATACACATATTTCAAGCTCTGCTGTATTTTTCTACAATGCTTCCTTACCATACAAAAACATAATAACAGAGGATTTAGCGACTGAAAGCTTGCCTTCTTCCTTTATTCCTTCCACTGCACATTACAATTTCCAAGAATTTGCTGAAACAAAGATTAATAACATCGATCGCATGTGAAACACTCTCTATGAATGATTAATATTACACTGGAGTTGCGGCACCAAGCTGTTCCGTTAGAGACGCAAGCAGTCTTGGCATAGGGGGCATATTAATCTCCTGTAGACCGTCAAGAACCCGGACCACTTCACCCATAGTCGGCCGATCAAACTCATTATCTTGGATGCACCAGCATGCAACTTTGCAaatcctttcagactcttccaaattGAAGTCACCATGCAACTGTGGATCCACCAAACTCTTCACATCTCCGTCATGAAGCTTGCTGATGGCTTGCACAGGGAAATATTCAACATTCTGGTACCTGGTGGTGCTGCTTCTAGTGTTGTATGGTGTTTCTAGTGAGGAATTCCTCCTTCCTGATATGATTTCTAGAAGTACCATGCCGAAGCCGTAAACGTCAACTTTCGGTGTGATTGCAACTCCGCTAAGCCACTCTGGGGCAAGATAACCAGCAGTTCCTCTGAATGTAGTCATAACTCGGCTAAAATCCCTCCCCACAAACGCAGCCAACCCAAAGTCTGCGATTTTAGGAACAAATGATGCATCCACGAGTATGTTTCCTGGCTTAATGTCACAATGTATGATGCATTTGTGACAACTCTCATGCAAGTAGGACAATCCTTTGGCAACTCCTAGGGCTATTTGATATCTGGTGTTCCAATCTAGGACAGAAGCAGCATTGCCCTTCTCAAATAGGATACCATCAAGAGACCCATTTACCATGTGTTCATACACAAGTAACCTGTGATCACCTTCGCAGCAGAAACCGATCAATTTTACAATGTTGATATGTTGGATCAGTCCAACTGAGCTCACCTCAGCCCTGAATTGCTTCTCTCCTTGACGGGCACCATCAAGTCTTTTCACTGCTATATTAGTTGAGTCCTTTAAGACTCCTTTGTACACAGAGCCAAAACCACCTCCTCCCAGCTTTTCTGAGAAGTTTTTAGTAGCACGCACTAAATCAGTGTATCTAAAGGCTATTATCCCACCATCACTACCTTGATTGTTGTATAATGGCTTGAATTTGTTCTTCCAAATCAGTAGCAGCAGCACGAGCATTAGCAATAATCCAAAACCAATAATGCTTGCAGCAGTTACAACTCTAATGTTTGTTGCTTTTTTCTTCCTCTTTTCAAACTTGGCAGACGCAGCAAGGCGAAGATAAAGGGCATCTTTAGAATTATTATCAATGCCATCATTCAGATTTACACTAAGTAATTCACCATGCCAGACAGAGCATCTGCTATTGTTATAAGAATAAGCAGTGCAGGAGCAGGAACTGAGACAAGCTTCTTCACATTTGCTCTGAGTGGTAGCAACATCTATGCTTTGTGGGTTGTAGGGTAATGTAACTTGAGAAATGGGGTGGAATATGTCTGTTGAACTTGTCATGTTTTGGTTGTTAGCACTGGTGCTGCAATGTAAAGGCGTGTTTCTGATGCATCCTCCTGTTCGATCATCAAACTCCCAATCCTGCGGTGACTTCTGAGAGAAGCTCTCCATACAGTCACAGGATGGCTGTGCATTGCCATTGCAGACTGTGAAAGGTCCGCAGGTAGCAGCTGGAGTGCAAGCATCGGCAGGCTCAGCACATATGGTTTGCCAAGCAAGGTTGGCTTCCGACCAAACATTCAGCTTGACCTGACCAGAGATGTCTAGTGAGACAAACAGGGAAGATGATGATTCATCCGGCGAAGTGTACATGTAATACTCCTCTTGGTCATTGTCAACATATATCGGGTTCATCAAGCCTTTGGTGCGTGGATCCAAATCTATTATTGTCTTGAGTGTTGGTATAACACTCAGTGATGATGTTTTGGAGGATGCCCAATGCCAATAGACTACAGAGGGATTGTTGCGGCGCTTGAGGACGGCGACGCCGCTGGTGTCTAGTTCTAGGCTGTATGAGCCGAGACCCATATCAATGAGGCTCTTCTTTGACATGAACTTGCGACTGAAACCGGTGACCTTGTTCCAGCCAAGCTTGGCGCCAGAAAGCGCGATATCTGTTGGGTAGTCGAAGCTCTGCCACAACATCACTTTGCTATTTGTGAGTAGGGCAAGGTTTCCGCTGTTCAAGAGAACAGCGGCACCAGAGGTGGTGGTGTTTATGCTACTGGTTTGTGTCCTATTGACAATGCAAGTGGACCAAACAAGGGATTCAGTGACGGCATCACCATGGTTTATGACAATGACAAGATTGCCGTCACTTGAGAACTTGAGCTTTGTTGAGTTGATGTTGGGATGGGGGATGGGCTCCTCCCGATTAGCAACCCACACAACAGTAAAAACCGGGATCTTATTGAACCATATGCCAAGGTACCAGCTGGAGCTGGATCTGGAGCTGGTGGTGTTCTGGGACTTACTGATGGTGCTCGCTGCTGGCTGGAAGAAGCCAAGTGCGTACTTGCCGTTCATCGAGACGAGCTTGTCGCCAACGGCAAGCACTTGACCTTCAGTGAGGGTATCGCTTGCAGGTGCAGAAGAGCAACAGCAAGGAGTGTGCGAGAGGAGAAACCCAAGCAATAATATGTAGAGGAGAGGCATGGGGAAGAGTGTGAatgtgctctgctctgctctgctatttGAAGAAGGAAGAAGTGAATGTATATATAGACTGGAACAGGAAGCAATAATGTGTTCAGCTGATGTCTCACGCGTAATGTCACTACCATCCATTTGGGACCAACCAAGTTCAGATTAGGACAGCAGTGGCCCAATTCGAAGAGTGTGAATGTGAATTTGCTCTGCTCTGCTCCGCTAGGATGTATATCTAGACTGGGACCAATCAATTTTCGATTAGGAAGGCATGTACAGCTGACTGTCTCATGCGGAATTTCACTATGATCCATTTGGGACCAACCAAATTCAGATTAGGACAGCAGCAGCCCAATTCAGATTGGGACCACTATCTCTCTGCATAATACAAGGCAGGCAGTATTAGTGCATTACCATGAAAACTATGTGCTAGTCGGCAGGGTTGACAAGCTCCCTAGCACACCAAAGTAGACTTCAGATGATGCTTTCCACCACTACTAAGTGGTGGCCATGGACCTGGGTCAAGTCAGACATGAATTAGGCTTCCACAATGGCTGCCGCGGGCCATGGGCAAGTCAATCATGGGGCTTCCACCAAGCTTAACAGGAAAGCTGTATTTTTGGAATTTTCCACTATGACAGTGAGCTCTGGGCCGGGGAGTGCTAACCATACCCCTCATGGCATGCTAAGTTGCTAAGTGTCAAAAGGTCAGTCAACAAGGAAGTGGCCTGAATGATCACGGCATTGACCGAAACCAACCCACAAAAATTTGCTGCAATGGTCGAATGTTACAAATGCAAATAGTATGCTAATGGAAAAGAGAGCTTCATTTCCACGCCTGCGGCAATAGCGAGGAACTTCTAACAGCACATGTCAACTACAGAAAGAAATACTCCTATTGGAAATTGACCAAGATTAGGAGTGGCATTCTTCAAGATTCAACTAGTTGACCAAGATTCAGACTTATGCAGTAGTATGATCGTATGAAACTATGAGTTGACCAAGATTCAACTAGTCTGATGTGGTATATGAGATGAGAGGAGGGGCTAACCGAACCTGCGGAGGAGAAAGTGGTCGTTGAGGCGCTCGAGCTTGCCGGCGTCGAAGCGGACGGCCGGTCGTGGTCGTCGTAGAGGTGAGGCCCGCGTCACACCCCATTCTCCCTGCCACGCTCTACGGCCGCCTGCAGACCGAACATTGCTCGCTGGCATACtctctccggccgccgccgccgccgcggcgaggctgggaggcgacggcggaggggtcggaggagagagagagaggaacgggGGGCGTTTCATGAATGGGCCGGCAACGAGAGGCCTGCTGGGCTAGGCCTTCTGTGGGCAACCACACTGACTGTGTGTAATATGGAGACATCGACGCACCACTTACATGCTTAAAAAAACATGCTTAAAAAaacatttctcaaaaaaaaaggcaTGCTTAAAAAACATGCTAAAAAACATTCCCCCAtctttcaaaaaatatttttaaatgttTTAAAAATATATGAATAAATTGTTCACAACACACGTGTCTATAATCTTTAAAAAATTCAAATCCAAACTCAAGATATGAATGCAGAATTTCTTTAGGGAGTAGACACATACGTTGTGAACGTTAAAAATATCATATATTTTTTTTAAGTTGGGAGCTTGGGAGCATTTAAGGATGGGAGCAGCCAAATCCGACACCGCCGATCTCTACGCATGGCGACGCCACATCCCTCCACTTACCCCCTCGCGTTGTCTCATCATCACCCTGAATTCCATATTGTCATTGCAGAACAAATGATTTGTTCCTTCGAGGCCGGTGAGCGGTAGAGTAGGAAGGAGCATTAAACTGACAATTTAAGGCATAGTCCATTattcagttgtgaagaagtctaatccgGTTGCTCTAGGTGGCCTTAACAGTCTCCACTGGAAATTCTAATATATCAAAACATTGTTTGGAACAGATGACAAATTAATGTGCCTCAAAATCTGATGGGGGTTGTTGAATCATAGATTGGGCCCATATGAACAATGATTCCTGGTT is from Triticum aestivum cultivar Chinese Spring chromosome 1B, IWGSC CS RefSeq v2.1, whole genome shotgun sequence and encodes:
- the LOC123137972 gene encoding G-type lectin S-receptor-like serine/threonine-protein kinase At2g19130; this encodes MDGSDITRETSAEHIIASCSSLYIHSLLPSSNSRAEQSTFTLFPMPLLYILLLGFLLSHTPCCCSSAPASDTLTEGQVLAVGDKLVSMNGKYALGFFQPAASTISKSQNTTSSRSSSSWYLGIWFNKIPVFTVVWVANREEPIPHPNINSTKLKFSSDGNLVIVINHGDAVTESLVWSTCIVNRTQTSSINTTTSGAAVLLNSGNLALLTNSKVMLWQSFDYPTDIALSGAKLGWNKVTGFSRKFMSKKSLIDMGLGSYSLELDTSGVAVLKRRNNPSVVYWHWASSKTSSLSVIPTLKTIIDLDPRTKGLMNPIYVDNDQEEYYMYTSPDESSSSLFVSLDISGQVKLNVWSEANLAWQTICAEPADACTPAATCGPFTVCNGNAQPSCDCMESFSQKSPQDWEFDDRTGGCIRNTPLHCSTSANNQNMTSSTDIFHPISQVTLPYNPQSIDVATTQSKCEEACLSSCSCTAYSYNNSRCSVWHGELLSVNLNDGIDNNSKDALYLRLAASAKFEKRKKKATNIRVVTAASIIGFGLLLMLVLLLLIWKNKFKPLYNNQGSDGGIIAFRYTDLVRATKNFSEKLGGGGFGSVYKGVLKDSTNIAVKRLDGARQGEKQFRAEVSSVGLIQHINIVKLIGFCCEGDHRLLVYEHMVNGSLDGILFEKGNAASVLDWNTRYQIALGVAKGLSYLHESCHKCIIHCDIKPGNILVDASFVPKIADFGLAAFVGRDFSRVMTTFRGTAGYLAPEWLSGVAITPKVDVYGFGMVLLEIISGRRNSSLETPYNTRSSTTRYQNVEYFPVQAISKLHDGDVKSLVDPQLHGDFNLEESERICKVACWCIQDNEFDRPTMGEVVRVLDGLQEINMPPMPRLLASLTEQLGAATPV